The following are from one region of the Arachis duranensis cultivar V14167 chromosome 10, aradu.V14167.gnm2.J7QH, whole genome shotgun sequence genome:
- the LOC107470832 gene encoding uncharacterized protein LOC107470832, whose product MTNTLSELKTSILQKTGLCGSKWVKKVFYKIPIAIVSTGVQYETFVIGSNEDMEVLFHCRRSFLEFWCIRTESSVDDGGGASTSMLVVAAYGLLVEPTSVPPAAARSPGLIPALFGEGEPDHILGDSEEDTPRTPPACRGPSSSGSGQQPPHFSTWNLETKEEVVLSVKDYSIHRGVQYRVMKSDHLKFHGRCKEFGNGCTWLIRITLRQHKGNWEVRRADAAVQEATEETYGFRPSYRKVDEFTRYFHRLFWTFPPCIETFRHYKPLVSIDRTHLYGKYLYGKYGGTLLLAIAQDGNLNILPVAFALVEEENTESWAFFLSHLRQHVTPQEGILVISDRHNGIKAALEATDSSWLTPHAYRAYCIRHVAANFALSFKGQDARRLLVNAAYSKTKAEFDY is encoded by the exons ATGACAAATACTTTGTCAGAACTAAAGACGAGCATATTGCAAAAGACAGGGTTATGTGGGTCCAAGTGGGTGAAGAAGGTGTTCTACAAGATTCCAATTGCGATTGTTTCAACTGGTGTGCAGTATGAAACATTTGTGATAGGGTCGAACGAAGATATGGAGGTTTTGTTTCATTGTCGACGCAGTTTTTTGGAG TTCTGGTGTATCCGCACCGAGTCCTCAGTCGATGACGGTGGGGGTGCATCAACTTCGATGCTTGTCGTTGCAGCTTATGGTCTTTTGGTTGAACCTACATCCGTTCCACCAGCGGCAGCTAGGTCACCTGGTTTGATTCCTGCACTTTTTGGTGAGGGTGAGCCGGATCACATATTGGGAGACAGTGAGGAAGATACTCCCAGGACACCACCAGCATGTCGGGGGCCATCCAGTTCTGGTTCAGGACAACAACCGCCACATTTCTCGACATGGAACTTGGAA ACTAAGGAGGAAGTTGTGTTGAGTGTTAAGGATTATAGCATTCATCGTGGAGTTCAATATCGGGTGATGAAGTCAGATCATCTGAAGTTTCATGGGAGATGCAAGGAGTTTGGGAATGGCTGCACGTGGTTGATTCGCATCACACTTCGACAGCATAAGGGTAATTGGGAGGTTAGAAG GGCAGATGCAGCGGTGCAAGAAGCTACTGAGGAAACCTATGGATTCAGGCCTAGTTATAGGAAG GTTGATGAGTTTACGAGGTACTTTCATCGTCTTTTTTGGACATTCCCTCCATGCATTGAGACATTTAGGCATTATAAGCCACTAGTTAGCATCGACAGGACTCATCTGTATGGGAAGTATTTGTATGGAAAGTATGGCGGGACTTTGCTTCTGGCTATTGCACAAGATGGAAACTTGAATATACTACCAGTTGCGTTTGCACTTGTTGAGGAGGAGAATACTGAGTCTTGGGCTTTTTTCTTATCCCACTTGCGTCAACATGTGACCCCACAAGAAGGCATTCTGGTGATTTCTGATAGGCACAATGGCATTAAGGCTGCACTGGAGGCAACTGACAGTTCGTGGCTAACGCCTCATGCATATCGAGCGTATTGCATTCGACATGTTGCCGCTAACTTTGCCCTCAGTTTCAAAGGTCAGGATGCGAGGCGGCTGCTAGTGAATGCAGCGTACTCCAAGACTAAGGCAGAGTTTGACTATTAG